acattctcattttataacCTATTTAGAGTTCCACCTTCTCTTTGTTCCTACTTCTAGCTCAGATTTTCCATCTGGGATCCAGTCTCATTTCAATCTGAAGACATCctgtagaactttttttttttttaagcatgcttatttatttcatttttagtttttttttttaacatttattcatttttgagagagagagagcatgagcaggggagaggcagagagaatggggcacccagaatcagaagcaggctccaggctctgagatgtcagcataaagcccaacatggggctcaaactcacagaccacaaaatcatgacctgagctgaagttggacgattaactgcctgagctgcccaggcacccctatttaattttttaacaacagCTTGGATATAATATACACCTCATACAATTTGCCCATTGATAGTGTATAATTCAATGGCTGTTAGCGTATTTCCAGATGTGTGCAACCACCATAATCCActgtagaatattttcattacccccaaaatcaatttttttttttcatgagggTCTGCTGGTAATAGATGCTCTGGGCTTGCTTGTCTGAAACTATCTTGTACTTGTAAGATATTTTCTCTGGGTATAGAATTTTAAGTTGACAATTTCTTTTCGTCCAGTTAACACTGATACCAGAAGGTATCTCCCCAGTTAACACTGGTTGTGATTGAGACATCTGCTGTCTTGCTCATTAAAAGGGAAtaaatcttttctaattttaacaTCATTTCTGCTCTTTTCATTCTGCCAACTTATTGCACTGTGTCTGGGTATGCAGtggttttaaaatacatccaCAAATCCTTAGACCTCCCTTCCAGAGGTGGAACTAATTCTCCTTTGAGTGTGGTCTGGATGTAGTGACTTGCTCCTCACAATATAATGTGGCAGCACATCACTTCCAAGACCAGGTCATAAAAGGCTCTAAAGCTTCCACTTGCCTCTGTCTTGGCTCGCTCATTCTGGGGAAAACCAGTTGCCACAGGACGCAAACACGCAGGCAAGCCTGCCAGAGAGATCCATGTGGCAAGGACTTGTGCACACGGCATGCTTCCATGAGCCTTCCTGGGAGTGGAAGCCATCACGGAAGCCTCACCCCCCAGCCTCGGCCAAACTTTTGGGTGGCTACAGCTCTGGGGGATGTCTTGACTGCAACCTCAAAGAGACCCCAAGCTGGAACTACCCAGGTGAGCTACTCCTGCATTCGAAACCATCCAGTAGTAAAGGTTTGTTTCAAGCCACTGGGTTTTGATTGTAATTTGTATACAGTGATGGAGGATTGatccaagaaaacattttaagtaaacgTGCCTACTGAGCtttaacacacatacaaaaagcaTACAGATCATATGTGTGTGGTTCGACGAATAGTCATAAAGTGAATATACCTAATTAATCACCATCCACATCAAGAGATGGGACATCTcagtgttggtttcttttttctgcccTGCTTGAGATTTGCTGGCCTCGCTGAATCTGTGGATTGGTGATTTTGAAAagttcagtcatttaaaaaaagtgtttcctCCAccccatttttgtctttttttcctctcctgggaCTCCGATCACACATCATGTCGGCTCTTCCTACTCTGTCCTCCATCTCTCTTAGCTTCTTGTTTTAGGTTTTATCAATCTGTTTATCCTGCTACATTCTGGAGGACCTCTTCAGGCCTAGCTTCCTGTACATGAACCGCTTCTTTAGTTCTAACTCACAGATGCAGGGCTTTTAACtgctataataatttttatttccagaacATCACTTTGGTTTTTGGCAAATAGGTTCCTATTTTCAAGCCTGTCTTTTAATTCTTGCAtcgtttttaaacatttaaatcgTCTACCTGGTCATTCTAATGTATGAATCCTTTGCAAGTCTGATTCTACCACATCCTTGCCCATGTCCTTTGCTCCTTGTGCCTTGTTGCCTAGTAGACTTGGTGGGTGACCTTTTCCAGAAGCTGCTCACTTTTCCTGAACTTTATCAACAGGCGTTCGTTAAGGACTGCAATGAATCAAGGTTCATTCAGGTaggatttgcatttctatcaagCATCTGAGACCACCACATTCTGGAGCCATTTATATTCTTGGCTGGAGGTTTCTCATGAGCAAACCCACACGAGGGCCAGCTCAGTTCTCAAGGGAGACCTTTTTCCAGTTCAGTCAGTGGCAAGGTTCAGTTTTCCTTGACAGCAGATTTCCAAGACAGCAGATTTATTATTCGTTCAGAGGGAGTGCCCTTGGGGGCCCCAGCTTTCTGGAGGGCTCTCCTACCAGGCCCCTCATTATGCATAGGCATTGCGTTATCTTAGCCCCAGGCACCGAGGACCCCAAAAACCAAGACTGGTTTCACCTGGTTTGTTACATATCTTCAAGGCAAAGGTCAGGCTTCAGCATTCTGCTGCTTCTCTTACCTTCTTGCTTGAGTGTTCTTGACTTTCTTGCCAGATCAATGatgcatttaaaaagtatttgttgtaATGACTTATTTACCTAGTGTTTTTAGCTGTTTGCAAAGGGAGGATCAGTTCAGGCAACTATTCTACTGTGATGCCAGAAACCGATGTGGTCAGCCATTCCTTCTTCAAGTACCTTCTGTCTCCaggtttcttttctccatctcctgTCCACTAAAGGCCATCGAGCAGTACGTCAAGGTTCTCAACCGCCCTCTcgctcttctttctctcttctttttctctctctgccacctttTGGAGCTTCAGCTTTCCCTTCCTATTTATCAATTCCTTCTTTGTTATTATTTAGTTCCTCCAGTGAgttgctgagtgtgtgtgtgtgtgtgtgtgtgtgtgtgtgtacacgctgCTTATTTTCATAAACATTCTTTGTTTCCAAGATTTCTAAACAGATCTCCCTCATGCCTAATCCCTGTTCCTgagacatggggctcagtccctcttttatctctgtggtaataAAACACTCATTTTAAAAGCCTGTTAGGATGTAACTGTTTCAGCTTCCTTGGGTGTAAATTCTTCCACATGTTGGGATGATAGCCATTCTTCAAGGTGTTGGATTTTCTCACACATTTTGTAATGTGAGTCTAAGTGCCCATCGTGTGTGATggtttttgttctctctctctctctgcctggcagTCTTCTATAGGCATAGAGAGCTGTAAATGCAGAAGGAAACTTCTCATCAGCACTCGGGGCTCTTGTTCTGTGGGGCTGGCCACACTCTAGTCCTAGTGGGAAGCTAGCCGCCAGTCACCACGTGTGAGTCTCACACTGTCACGGACGAGCACCCCACTTCCTACAGCAGTCCTGGGCCGGGGACACCTTCTTATCCTTTATTCCCAGGAAGGGAAGCCCAGCTCCAGACGCTATGCAGAAGGAGTGTGGCTTTAGACCTGACACCTGTGGGCATGTCTAACCCCCACTGGTGTGGGAACCAGAGTGCTGGGTTGCCCACTGCTCAGCCAGCCACCTGCCACTTTAGCCCTATCATCCCTGCAAGTTTCTGCTCCCTTTCTGCACAAATTACCTTCCTCGGGTAATTGCATACTTTTAGCTGAAAGCATTTACTTTTTTGTATGAGCATGCTGGtctctgtgtgcacacactcactcCACCACTATGACCTGGGGTCCTCGGCACTGTCTGCCAGAGCCAGGCCAATGTGTTCCTCCGACTGAGCACAGAGGGGACGACACCCTGGAGTGACacagggcgggggtgggaggctcAAGGGGAAACCCTGAAGGAGACTCAAGAGTGTAATCATTCTGGTCATGAAATTCTAGCTGGCCACAGGTACTTGGACTCGGGAGTTGTGGCCAGCCAGTCACTCTGGAGAGTCAGCTCCAGAGAAGGGTCACAGTCCTAATGCCAGGACCCTGGGGACCCAGGGTCCATGACCACACTCAAAACCAAAGCTATGATACCCTAGTCTATATGAGCCACCCTCCCCAATACAGGGGCCCTGTCCCAGAGAAGCCACAGTCTAGCTCTGACTGTGTTGTGGGGAGAAGGGCTGCTTGGGGTTGTGCAGGGTGAGAGAGAACAGCACCAGGGGCCTGGAATCTGGAGCGGCCCAGAATGGAGCCTTGCCAGGCACAGTGCACCCTCTCCACACCCCCAGCCTCTCTCACACTGTGAGGGGGTCCACAGAGGACCAGGGTGGGAGCCCCTCCACGCTGTCCCACAGACTGCTGTGAGGCCCAGGCCCGCAAGGCTTCTCTCAGACTCGGTCTCTGTCACCTGTGGGTTTTGACACAACTACCTTCTGGACTCAGAAGGTCAGGCCTGGGCCTTTTGCACCCCTCCAGCCTCAACATGCTCAGCCCAACACAGCACTTACTCATACTAAGCTTCACCTCTGCTTTGCcctggggcccaaacccacagcGCCCCAAGGACTCAGAAAATATTGACAGGTTTCTGGCGCACATACAGGTCTGCTTGTTTCTATTTCTAGAGATAAAAGAAAGttcaaaatacacacatatgtacagaCACAGCAAGCCCACAGGGTTGCTGTCAGCTCTGCCCCTGTCGGGGTGACGGGGACCACTTAGGAGACAAGGAGCTGACCTCACCCCACGGCGGGGGTTTCAGGCTGACGGGGCGGTTTGGCTCTGGAGGTAACAGCAAGCCCAGCCCCACCCTTGCCCGAGACCACCCACCCACAGGACAGGCCCGACAGGGGCAAGGGGACATGGCGTGCCTCAGTCAGAGTCACAGGCCTCTTGCTCGGTGGTGGCGTCCACTGCAGAGGCCAGGCTGTCCTCTTGGCCTTTCAGCCTCTCACCTGgatgagggacagacagaggagtggggaggggccctGTGCTTGGGCCACCACCCAGAGGGCAGGGATCCCGCCTCGCCAGGCCCTGCACTTACGGATCAGCTCGGCAATGGCCCTCTGGGTCCGTTTTTCTAGCTTCTCTAGTTTCTTGGCTACGTCTCTCTTGAGGTCCCTGGAGCAGGCAGGTGTGAGGAGGCCGAAGTTGAAGACTGGCTTGGTGTGGCCTTGGGACCCTCCCCTCCCAAAGCCCCTCTGGCATTAGGAATGACACTCAGCTGCCTGAGGAGACCACCGCAGGGAGGAGACCACCCCGGGGAGGAGGCCAGGAagctcctctctccctttctgcaccCTCCAAAACCCAGCAGCAGTCACCCTTCCGTGTCCCGCTGAGGCAGCGACTGATGGCGCAGACCCACCAAACACGGGACCAAGTCAAGGTGTGCAAGGGTGGGTGGGGTATCTCAGGGTCCCTCTCAGCCTGGTCCCCTCGGTCACCATCAGGGAGTGACCTGCCCTGGCCCACTGTGGGTCCTGCTCCTCCTCTAGCCGTGAGCTCACCCTCACCACCAGGAGCTTCCAGAAGTGCACACACAGCCTATTCTCCCTGCCCAGGGATTCGGAGGACACATGCCCCGTGCTTCTGTTTCGACAAATGAGAACACCTTCAGCGGTGCTGTACTTGTCACAGAATCGCAGGTGAGGGATGTGGTCTGCACCTCTGGCCCAAGGTCAAGTAGAACACAAGCCCCAGGCCACAtggcccctctctcccccactctgtaTCAGCCTGGTCACAGGGGCATCAGGAAAGGATGAgcagccccatttcacagaaggggaaactgaggacaaaGCAGAACAGGCCAGTGGCAGCAGAACTGGGACAGCAATCTATACCTGCCCTTCCCATCCTCTCGCCTCCATCCTGTGGTTCCTTGAGGGCCAAGGCCGGCCTTGCTCAAATGGAGCTCTCTGAGGTGGCCGGACCCCCACCCTTGCAACAGGGACTTCTTCAAGGGACTGCTGCTCCTCACCCTCCTggagcccctcccccgccctccaggTGTCACCCCCATGGCCACCCTCTCATTCTCCACTTCTGTCCTGTCAGCACGTCCTTTGGACAGCAAGTGTCGAACTGTCCGTCTCCCTGCTGTGAGGTGGGAGAGGCCCAGCCTGAGGGCCGTGTCTGGCACCCAGAGCGGCCGGTGGGTCCGCGCGAGTCCTGCAGCGGTGGCACTCACCAGTCAGGCTTCCGGGGCGCGAGGTTGGCCAGGTCCTGGGGAGGAAGAGACACGTGTCAGGACCGGACGGCCCCTGCTCCAGGGCACGTGGGCAGACAGGGGACTGAGGCAGAaagtgggagaaagggagggaggaaggaggggtgtGGGAAAAGGGGGTGGAAGGGAATGTAGaagtggagaggaggaagagggaagtaggagggaggagagccgtgggggaggagaaaagggccCACGGCGGGGGCCACTCACCACTTCCTCAATGACGGGCTCTGGCTTGGCGGCCTCCAGCTGCTCCTTCACCTTCTCTTCCACTAGAGGGTGCAAGACAACAACACAGGCCGTCGGAAAGGGGCCGCCACTCTCCCTGAGGCACACGAGGCACACCCGGCACCCCCGCACGGGAGAGGGGGAGGGTGCGGAACGGGCTCACCCAGAGACCCTGGGCTCTCTCGCCCCCACCTCTCCCGGGGCTCCCAACCTCCAGAGGCGAAGACTCTGCAAAGGCAGCCGTGGAGGCAGGCCTGGGTTTCCCCGGATGACAGCCAACCTGGGGCGAAGGAGGGCCGGCAGGAGGCAGACGGCTAGGAGTAGACAGAGCCCAGACCTCCAGCATGGAAGCATGGCCAGTATTCTCggcccttctccccagctgggAAATGAGAGAGCTGCCTTGGTATATCCACAGGATGGTTCTGCGAAAAGCTGTGAGTACTGGCTTTCCCACAatctccaggggctcctgggctcTGAGGACATCCTCTGGGCCCTGGACTAGCTGGGGCACAGGTGGCTTTTCTTCCCATCCCACTTGGATATGTGCCCGCAAGGATACGTGCTCCCCACCTTGGGGAGCCCTGACCTCACGCGCCTCCCAGCTATGCGCAGCGGCTGACggcaccctaaccctaaccctaaccctgggtggggagagcaggagggcctGCCTAGGCCCAGGCGCACTAACAAGTCTGGGCTCCGGGCGTTTCCTCCAaccacccccaccgccaccccccccccccaccactccccatCACTGTGGCCACATGTTGCCTCACCTGCCTCCAGCCACAGATGCTGAAGCCACGGGACGGGACTactccccgcccctctccccggTCCCGCCTACTGCCCCCACCATGGGGGCCCAAACCACGAAGCGAACCACCTAAGAAGCACGCGAATCTTGAGGTGAACAACTGGCGAAGTAGacgagggtggggcgggggtggctgAATGGGCAACAATTTGCTGTCTTCAAGATAAATGtacttattcatttataatttgtataattAGAAACCGATAACAGAAACGAAGGATAAAAACAGGGCCAGGGGTCTACGTGGTAAGTATTCTGCATCTCCAGTGTGGAGCATCTACAGAAGCTCCCGGCTGCTGTGCTGCTCCCCACGCCACGAGACCGGGCAGCCCCACGGCCAGGCCGCTCACACAGGGACACCTGCCGTCAGGGACACCTTCTCCATCCTCTGCGCTCTGGCACTGCCACGCCTCGCAGCCGGCGGGCACCTGCCCGCCCGCTGCTCTCTGAGCACCTGAGTGGTCAGCTCTTCTCCAGGGTCTCTCACTCTGACCCCCAAGTGCCCCCAGGATCCATCCCCACCTATGCCCCGCCCCTACTGCCCCTTCCATGTCTCAGCCCAGAGAGGTCCTTTAGGGGAATGGGGCCTCTTCTCTTGCAGGTCCCCGGAAGGCCCTCCAGCCGTGCCCTGACCACCTCTCTGCTGTCACTCAGCACTGACCACTTCTGGATGGCTGTGAGACGTTGCCAGGGGTCCTGGAGGCCCAACTTCCAGGCCTGGCACTGCCAGTTATCCTCCAAGAGAGGACGACACCTGACAAGGTGGAGGCGGCTGACGGCGCCTCAGAGGTGGAAAGCTGCAGCCCACCTACCGGCGACTGGCTTGGCCTGGGGCACCCTCCTCCTCTTCAGGTCCTCGTCCTCTGGGACGTAGTTCCGCAGCCTGAGTTCCCTACGAGAGGAGATGACAAGCAGAGATGGAGCGAAGCATGTGGCAGTCTCGTTCACCTCGTACACCTGGAGGTCAGACTGTGAGGAAGCCACACGAGCTGGTGACTTCTAGACTTTCCTCCGGTCTCTCTGGAAACAGCCTGGTGAAGAGGGAGAGCATGGGAACAGAAGGACCATAGGGACGGGCCCCCCTCTCCATGCAGCCCCGTCATCTGCCGGGGAGCAGCTGGGCAGGTCACTCGCCAAGGCCCCGCCCGCACCGTAGGTTCTCGCCCAGAGCTGGGGCCAGGGATGCCCGGGAGCATTCTCTGGCTGTCTCTCCCGGATGAGCTCCATCTGACAGCCGGGagaactgagggtcagagagactgGAGCATTTTCATAAGGTCTCACAGCAGTGGCTGCAGCGTCTGACCCGGAGTCAGGGCTGGAGCTCCTGGGCTGAGTTTCTCCTACAGGACAAAGCCGGTGGTCACCCACTGTTTCTCCAAGCCTGGCTTCCTTCTTAGAGCCTCTGTGGCCTGGAGCCGCTGGCACAGACCTCAGCTCCTGGCGGCAAGGGTGTGTGCGTGCGAGGAGTAGCCGGCAAGGGTGAAGGACAGGCACGACAGCGTGCAAGGCTGGGACAGCCGGGAGAACTGCATGGCCCCACGGCCACAAGAGGGCTTCACCCCAAGACCTCCGTGAAGGGAGGGGAGCTGTGAGGGACCAGGATCACACACTGGGCTCGGCCAGCAACAGTGCTGTTACTTTCCTCTCACGTCAGTCCCCTTGGGCAGGGGTGGCCTCCACGCCAAGCGTGTGCTGGGGTCTTCCTGGCTCAGCAGCTCATCAATCCCAACCCCCACACAGGGAAGCGTGACCACAGGAGAAATGGCCCCAGGCTCCCTCCATGGGCTGGCAAAGTGACACTTTTCATGTGGGGGCTGCTGCTTCATAAAGGCAAGACAGACTGTGGGACAGACCATTTCCACTCTAGGGAAGCAGAACAGCCCCCTGACATGCCAGCCAGGTGAGCCTGGGAGGCGGGTCCTCCTTCACTACGTCTTCTGAGCCCCTCAACGACTGCTGGCCCCTCAGAAGTCCTGGGATGGTTTTCCCAGCAGGAGGGCTCCCACAGTCCGTCACCTACCAAACCCTCTGTGCCGGGCAAAACCGCTGCTGAGGTCCCCTGTGCAGGCAAGCTGTTCTAGAGATGAGGCAGCAGGTGTCTGTGGCCACACACCTAGCAAGTGGCAGAGGTCTGAATCTGGGAGCTTTCTGTTGCCAACCAGTCCCTATCACCAGCTCTGGCAGCCCCCTTCTCTGCCAGGGCCCCAGGCCCAGAGTCCACGGCGCTAAGAGCAAGACACCCACCCTGTCCTCTACCCTCTCGCGCCTCCTGCAGGCCTGCTGGTAAATGCCACGGAAGCCCCAGCAGAGAAAGTGGGGCATGATTCGGTACACTGACTTTCGTTCACAACAAGGTAGtgagaaaagcagaagagaaactgGGTGTGGGAAGAAAACTGCATGGActagtgagaaaagaaaaaaaaaaaaaaaaaaactatcgcTCTCAGAAACCAGCTTCAGGGTTTTGTGAGAAATCAGTAGGAGAGAGGGAGTCTGCTAGGAACTAGACCCAGAGCTTGAAGCCCGAGGAACAAGTACCCGCGCCCCAGCCGCCTTGCTGCCCAGGCTTCGTAAGATGTTGGAACAGGGAAGACACagcagggggacagggagagggcagCACAATAGGAAAGAGCAGCACTGGTggggccggcggggggcggggggggggaggctggccACACAGCAGCCCCATCCCCCACAGCAGTGCTACCGCCCAGCGTCCCCTGCTCTCCCTGGGAGCTGAGCACCAGTCCAGCAGTCGAGAACACCTGTGTCCCAGTCACTGTGGGACCATCCCATTCTCGGCCTCAGCTTCCACATCATTAAACAAGAAGGCTATGTCCAGCTCCGTCAAGCTACATCCAAGCCCTCTCTGATTCACTCTGTGAGAGCTCATGAAGAGATAGCCTCTAATGAATGCCCAGTTACCTGCCCTGCCCTCGGCCCCCACCCCTGAAGGGCAGGAGTCTCTGTGACAGGTCATGGGGGCACTGGGTTCTGCTCCAGGGCCTGGCTTTTCCAACACAGAGCCGAGGTTTAACCCCCTGCTTCTGAAAATGGCTGAAAACACCTGACAagagacatatttttatttatttatttatttatttatttatttatttatttatttttaccgtttattcacttttgagagaggcagagcatgagcaggagaggggcagagagagggggagacacagaatccgaagcaggctccaggctccgagctatcagcacagagcccgatgcggggctcgaactcacaaaccgtgagatcatgacctgagctgaagtcggacgcttaaccaagtgaaccacccaggagccccgagacatattttaaaaaatctgttagcCTTGGACAAGTCCCAAGGCAACCAGGATCTGAGGGACTGCAATCATAGGGAGGGCAAGTGTGACAGGTGAGCCTGACACTGGGCACCTCATCTCCCCTAAAGCATCTGTCTATTTACGAGCAGAGGCTGCACAGCTGAGACCCCAAGGAGAGCTCCCTGCAATCTCATGTGGCCGAAGAGATAAAAGTTTCCATCAGTGCAGGAAGGAAGCCTCTTCCCCAGTCCTGAGAGGGTGGGTCAGGGCACCCCTAGTCTAACTGCCTGCCCGAAGCTTGAATACATCTTCCctggaggaaaataaatgattcaGAACCCCAGATTATCTGTAAGATTTTTCATACACAACATCCAGGATTCAACCAAAGccacagtaaaagaaaataataataaaggtgatAGAAATACACTCACAGGAGATCCAGATATTAAAATGATTAGAAAtgaaatataggggcacctgggtggctcagttggtaaaatatctgaccttggctcaggtcatcatctcatagtttgtgggttcaagtcccgcatagGGCTTTCTGCTCTAAGcacaagcctgcttcagatcctgtctgtctctctctctctctctctctctctctctctgcccctcccctgcgctcgttctcactctctcactcaaaaatataaacgtttaggggcgcctgggtggctcagtcggttaagcgtccggcttcagctcaggtcatgatctcgtggtttgtgagttagagccctgcatcgggctctgtgctgacagctcggagcctggagcctgtttcggattctgtgtctctctctctctctctctgcccctcccccgctcatgctctgtctctgactctctcaaaaataaacattagaaaaaaaatctaaaaataaataaatgttttttaaaaagaaatgaaatataaaataactgaaatttgggggtgcctgggtggcttagtcagttaagtgaccgactttagctcaggtcatgatcttgtagtttgtgagttgagccccacatcaggctcactactgtcaatgcagaacctgcttcggaccctctctccccctctctgctgttcccctgctcgtgcttgctctctttctcaaaaataaacattaaaataaaataaaaataaaaataaaataacataacacattttttaaagttcaggaaAATATACCACAAGGTGGAGAATTTCAGCAGAGcatctgaaactgtaaaacttaatgaaatggaaattctgCAACTGAAAATCAAccaaagaactcaataaatggaTTTAATAGCAGTTTAAAACAGCTAGACAAAGGGTTAGTGAACCACCAATAAGTCAGAAAATACccagactgaggcacagagggaaaaaagttggaaaatagagaaaagaacataagaaacctatgggacacagcaagaagatctAACATACATATAACGACAGCCCCAGAAGCAATGTTTAAAGAGATAATAGCGGGGGCACTAaagcagctcagtcagttaagtgccaactcttgatttcggctcagggcacaatctcacagtccatgagttcaagctctgcgtcaggctccatgctgacagtgcagagcctgcttgggattctctctctctttccctctctctctgcccctcccctggtcgtgcctgtacactttctctctctaaaaataaataaataaaacattaagaaaagagagagacaataacTGATGATTTTACATAATAAGTGGAAAACATCAAGCCATACAATATACACAGATTAAAGAAACACTATGAACCCCAAAGAAGAGCACACCTGGGCAAATCATTATCAAACTCCTaaacaccaaagacaaagagaaaattcttaaatTCAACAGACACCTGATCTTCAAAGGAGAAACTAAAATGGACAGCTGATTTCTCGACAGAAACAATGGAAACTGACAATGGGGTGATAtggccagagaaagaaaagttggcAAAACTGGTTGTCAGGGAATCTGTTCTTTACTAAAGGGAGTGCTTTTGACAGAAGGAAAATGACCTCAGATGAGAGCAATCAAACTGCAGGTAGGAATTAAACGCCTCAGAAAGAGTATGTGGGGAAATCTAAATGAATATTGACTGcacaaaagagtaaaaatgacttgtggggggagcctgggtggctcggtcggttaagcgtccgacttcggctcaggtcacgatctcgcggtccgtgagttcgagccccgcgtcgggctctgtgctgaccgctcagagcctgcagcctgtttcagattctgtgtctccctctgtctctgcccctcccctgttcatgctctgtctctctctgtctc
This DNA window, taken from Panthera tigris isolate Pti1 chromosome A2, P.tigris_Pti1_mat1.1, whole genome shotgun sequence, encodes the following:
- the CCDC12 gene encoding coiled-coil domain-containing protein 12 isoform X2 — translated: MDKEDGEPKTKQLREGEEEGEKHRELRLRNYVPEDEDLKRRRVPQAKPVAVEEKVKEQLEAAKPEPVIEEVDLANLAPRKPDWDLKRDVAKKLEKLEKRTQRAIAELIRERLKGQEDSLASAVDATTEQEACDSD
- the CCDC12 gene encoding coiled-coil domain-containing protein 12 isoform X1; translation: MAATAAGVGRLEEEALRRKERLKALREKTGRKDKEDGEPKTKQLREGEEEGEKHRELRLRNYVPEDEDLKRRRVPQAKPVAVEEKVKEQLEAAKPEPVIEEVDLANLAPRKPDWDLKRDVAKKLEKLEKRTQRAIAELIRERLKGQEDSLASAVDATTEQEACDSD